From Parafrankia irregularis, the proteins below share one genomic window:
- a CDS encoding MFS transporter, protein MSASNRSPENEPPEHRSTEHGSTERGPSGRGSRGQTADPTPWDPRLRALTLGLVSTVTLIAFEAMAVITVLPKVAEDLSGLSLYGWTTSGFFLGLLVGVVIAGAESDRVGAARPLTAGLVLFGAGLAVAALAPNMWILVAGRVLQGLGGGAVPAILYATIGRAYPEPQRPRMFAVTATAWVLPGLIGPATAALVAEHAGWRWVFGGLIPLVAVAGTGTVRALRGVPAPTTVDVAPTAPRLIAALRVSVGAGLVLAGLTGRSAPGLALIAVGSVLAYQPLRALLPAGTLRARPGIAAAVAARGLLTFAFFGTDTFVPLAITAARHEPTIVASAAVTAVTVTWTTGSWTQARLAGRVPGRVLIGTGLLAVSAGTAGFALVLVDAVALAVPIACWAVTGLGMGLAYSPIASLVLAETPPERHGTASSAVTLSDNLGTALGTGLGGAAVAASEAANGTPDLGLATVFGLTVIVAALGALVVRRAPSRIFPAADSTPAAS, encoded by the coding sequence ACCCGCGGCTGCGTGCCCTGACACTCGGCCTCGTCAGCACGGTGACGCTGATCGCGTTCGAGGCGATGGCGGTCATCACCGTGCTGCCGAAGGTCGCCGAGGATCTGTCCGGCCTGTCCCTCTACGGCTGGACGACCAGCGGGTTCTTCCTCGGGCTGCTGGTCGGAGTCGTGATCGCCGGCGCGGAGAGCGACCGGGTCGGAGCGGCCCGACCACTCACCGCCGGGCTGGTGCTGTTCGGTGCGGGGCTCGCCGTGGCCGCGCTGGCACCGAACATGTGGATCCTGGTGGCCGGCCGGGTCCTGCAGGGGCTGGGCGGCGGTGCCGTACCGGCCATCCTCTACGCGACGATCGGCCGCGCCTATCCGGAGCCGCAGCGTCCCCGGATGTTCGCGGTGACGGCCACCGCCTGGGTGCTGCCCGGCCTGATCGGGCCGGCGACCGCCGCGCTCGTCGCCGAGCACGCGGGGTGGCGCTGGGTGTTCGGCGGGCTGATACCGCTTGTCGCGGTGGCCGGCACCGGCACTGTCCGCGCACTGCGAGGCGTGCCGGCCCCGACCACGGTGGACGTCGCGCCGACCGCGCCGCGCCTGATCGCGGCGCTGCGGGTGAGCGTCGGTGCCGGTCTGGTTCTCGCCGGGCTGACCGGTCGGTCGGCGCCGGGGCTGGCGCTCATCGCCGTCGGATCCGTGCTGGCCTACCAGCCGCTGCGCGCGCTGCTCCCGGCAGGTACCCTGCGGGCCCGGCCCGGCATCGCGGCCGCGGTGGCCGCCCGTGGACTGTTGACGTTCGCCTTCTTCGGCACCGACACCTTCGTCCCGCTGGCGATCACAGCGGCCCGGCATGAGCCGACCATCGTGGCGAGCGCGGCCGTGACCGCGGTGACAGTCACCTGGACGACCGGTTCCTGGACGCAGGCACGGCTGGCCGGCCGGGTCCCGGGCCGTGTCCTGATAGGCACCGGGCTGCTCGCGGTCTCCGCGGGCACGGCGGGTTTCGCGCTGGTACTGGTCGACGCGGTGGCACTCGCGGTGCCGATCGCCTGCTGGGCGGTCACCGGGCTCGGGATGGGCCTGGCCTACTCCCCGATCGCCAGCCTCGTGCTCGCCGAGACGCCACCTGAACGCCACGGAACCGCGTCGAGCGCGGTGACCCTGTCGGACAACCTGGGAACCGCGCTGGGCACCGGCCTCGGTGGCGCGGCGGTCGCGGCCAGTGAGGCGGCGAACGGCACTCCCGACCTGGGGCTCGCGACCGTGTTCGGGCTGACTGTGATCGTCGCGGCCCTGGGCGCACTGGTGGTGCGCCGGGCGCCCTCCCGGATCTTCCCCGCCGCGGATTCG